The Symphalangus syndactylus isolate Jambi chromosome 23, NHGRI_mSymSyn1-v2.1_pri, whole genome shotgun sequence genome has a window encoding:
- the MSH5 gene encoding mutS protein homolog 5 isoform X9 gives MASLGANPRRTPQGPGPEAASSGFPSPAPVPSPREAEEEEEELAEIHLCVLWNSGYLGIAYYDTSDSTIHFMPDAPDHESLKLLQRVLDEINPQSVVTSAKQDENMTRFLGKLASQEHREPKRPEIIFLPSVDFGLEISKQRLLSGNYSFIPDSMTATEKILFLSSIIPFDCLLTVRALGGLLKFLGRRRIGVELEDYNVSVPILGFKKFMLTHLVNIDQDTYSVLQIFKSESHPSVYKVASGLKEGLSLFGILNRCRCKWGEKLLRLWFTRPTHDLGELNSRLDVIQFFLLPQNLDMAQMLHRLLGHIKNVPLILKRMKLSHTKVSDWQVLYKTVYSALGLRDACRSLPQSIQLFRDIAQEFSDDLHHIASLIGKVVDFEGSLAENRFTVLPNIDPEIDEKKRRLMGLPNFLTEVARKELENLDSRIPSCSVIYIPLIGFLLSIPRLPSMVEASDFEINGLDFMFLSEEKLHYRSARTKELDALLGDLHCEIRDQETLLMYQLQCQVLARAAVLTRVLDLASRLDVLLALASAAQDYGYSRPRYSPQVLGVRIQNGRHPLMELCARTFVPNSTECGGDKGRVKVITGPNSSGKSIYLKQVAKAVNNATAQSLVLIDEFGKGTNTVDGLALLAAVLRHWLARGPTCPHIFVATNFLSLVQLQLLPRGPLVQYLTMETCEDGNDLVFFYQVCEGVAKASHASHTAAQAGLPDKLVARGKEVSDLIRSGKPIKPVKDLLKKNQMENCQTLVDKFMKLDLEDPNLDLNVFMSQEVLPAATSIL, from the exons ATGGCCTCCTTAGGAGCGAACCCAAGGAGGACACCGCAGGGACCGGGACCTGAGGCGGCCTCCTCCGGCTTCCCCAGCCCGGCCCCAGTGCCGAGCCCCAGGGAGGccgaagaggaggaggaggagctggccGAG ATCCATCTGTGTGTGCTGTGGAATTCAGGATACTTGGGCATTGCCTACTATGATACTAGTGACTCCACTATCCACTTCATGCCAGATGCCCCAGACCACGAGAGCCTCAAGCTTCTCCAGAGAG TTCTGGATGAGATCAATCCCCAGTCTGTTGTTACGAGTGCCAAACAGGATGAGAATATGACTCGATTTCTGGGAAAGCTTG CCTCCCAGGAGCACAGAGAGCCTAAAAGACCTGAAATCATATTTTTGCCAagtgtggattttg GTCTGGAGATAAGCAAACAACGTCTCCTTTCTGGAAACTACTCCTTCATCCCAGACTCCATGACTGCCACTGAGaaaatcctcttcctctcctccattATTCCCTTTGACTGCCTCCTCACA gttcgagcactTGGAGGGCTGCTGAAGTTCCTGGGTCGAAGAAGAATCGGGGTTGAACTGGAAGACTATAATGTCAGCGTCCCTATCCTGGGCTTTAAGAAATTTATGTT GACTCATCTGGTGAACATAGATCAAGACACTTACAG TGTTCTACAGATTTTTAAGAGTGAGTCTCACCCCTCAGTGTACAAAGTGGCCAGTGGACTGAAGGAGGGGCTCAGCCTCTTTG GAATCCTCAACAGATGCCGCTGTAAGTGGGGCGAGAAGCTGCTCAG GCTATGGTTCACACGTCCGACTCATGACCTGGGGGAACTCAATTCTCGTCTGGATGTCATTCAGTTTTTTCTGCTGCCCCAGAATCTGGACATGGCTCAGATGCTGCATCGGCTCCTGGGTCACATCAAGAACGTGCCT CTGATTCTGAAACGCATGAAGTTGTCCCACACCAAGGTCAGCGACTGGCAAGTTCTCTACAAG ACTGTGTACAGTGCCCTGGGCCTGAGGGATGCCTGCCGCTCCCTGCCACAGTCCATCCAGCTCTTTCGGGACATTGCCCAAGAGTTCTCTGATGACCTGCACCATATCGCCAGCCTCATTGGGAAAGTA GTGGACTTTGAGGGCAGCCTTGCTGAAAATCGCTTCACAGTCCTCCCCAACATAGATCCTGAAATTGATGAGA AAAAGAGAAGACTGATGGGACTTCCCAATTTCCTTACTGAGGTTGCCCGCAAGGAGCTGGAGAATCTGGACTCCCGTATTCCTTCATGCAGTGTCATCTACATCCCTCTG ATCGGCTTCCTTCTTTCTATTCCCCGCCTGCCTTCCATGGTAGAGGCCAGTGACTTTGAGATTAATGGACTGGACTTCATG TTTCTCTCAGAGGAGAAGCTACACTATCGTAGTGCCCGAACCAAGGAGCTGGATGCATTGCTGGGGGACCTGCACTGCGAGATCCGGG ACCAGGAGACGCTGCTGATGTACCAGCTGCAGTGCCAGGTGCTGGCACGAGCAGCTGTCTTAACCCGAGTATTGGACCTTGCCTCCCGCCTGGACGTCCTGCTGGCTCTTGCCAGTGCTGCCCAGGACTATGGCTACTCAAGGCCGCGTTACTCCCCACAAGTCCTTGGGGTACGAATCCAGAATGGCAG ACATCCTCTGATGGAACTCTGTGCCCGAACCTTTGTGCCCAACTCCACAGAATGTGGTGGGGACAAAGGGAGGGTCAAAGTCATCACTGGACCCAACTCATCAGGGAAGAGCATATACCTCAAACAG GTGGCGAAAGCAGTGAACAATGCCACTGCACAGTCGCTGGTCCTCATTGATGAATTTGGAAAGGGAACCAATACG GTGGATGGGCTCGCGCTTCTGGCTGCTGTGCTCCGACACTGGCTGGCACGTGGACCCACATGCCCCCACATCTTTGTGGCCACCAACTTTCTGAGCCTTGTTCAGCTACAGCTGCTGCCACGAGGGCCCCTGGTGCAGTATTTG aCCATGGAGACCTGTGAGGATGGCAACGACCTTGTCTTCTTCTATCAGGTTTGCGAAGGTGTTGCGAAGGCCAGCCATGCCTCCCAcacagctgcccaggctgggcttcctGACAAGCTTGTGGCTCGTGGCAAGGAG GTCTCAGACTTGATCCGCAGTGGAAAACCCATCAAGCCTGTCAAGGATTTGctaaagaagaaccaaatggaaaa ttGCCAGACATTAGTGGATAAGTTTATGAAACTGGATTTGGAGGATCCTAACCTGGACTTGAACGTTTTCATGAGCCAGGAAGTGCTGCCTGCTGCCACCAGCATCCTCTGA
- the MSH5 gene encoding mutS protein homolog 5 isoform X4, whose translation MASLGANPRRTPQGPGPEAASSGFPSPAPVPSPREAEEEEEELAEIHLCVLWNSGYLGIAYYDTSDSTIHFMPDAPDHESLKLLQRVLDEINPQSVVTSAKQDENMTRFLGKLASQEHREPKRPEIIFLPSVDFGLEISKQRLLSGNYSFIPDSMTATEKILFLSSIIPFDCLLTPLGDLRFTPVPLLIPSQVRALGGLLKFLGRRRIGVELEDYNVSVPILGFKKFMLTHLVNIDQDTYSVLQIFKSESHPSVYKVASGLKEGLSLFGILNRCRCKWGEKLLRLWFTRPTHDLGELNSRLDVIQFFLLPQNLDMAQMLHRLLGHIKNVPLILKRMKLSHTKVSDWQVLYKTVYSALGLRDACRSLPQSIQLFRDIAQEFSDDLHHIASLIGKVVDFEGSLAENRFTVLPNIDPEIDEKKRRLMGLPNFLTEVARKELENLDSRIPSCSVIYIPLIGFLLSIPRLPSMVEASDFEINGLDFMFLSEEKLHYRSARTKELDALLGDLHCEIRDQETLLMYQLQCQVLARAAVLTRVLDLASRLDVLLALASAAQDYGYSRPRYSPQVLGVRIQNGRHPLMELCARTFVPNSTECGGDKGRVKVITGPNSSGKSIYLKQVGLITFMALVGSFVPAEEAEIGAVDAIFTRIHSCESISLGLSTFMIDLNQQVAKAVNNATAQSLVLIDEFGKGTNTVDGLALLAAVLRHWLARGPTCPHIFVATNFLSLVQLQLLPRGPLVQYLTMETCEDGNDLVFFYQVSDLIRSGKPIKPVKDLLKKNQMENCQTLVDKFMKLDLEDPNLDLNVFMSQEVLPAATSIL comes from the exons ATGGCCTCCTTAGGAGCGAACCCAAGGAGGACACCGCAGGGACCGGGACCTGAGGCGGCCTCCTCCGGCTTCCCCAGCCCGGCCCCAGTGCCGAGCCCCAGGGAGGccgaagaggaggaggaggagctggccGAG ATCCATCTGTGTGTGCTGTGGAATTCAGGATACTTGGGCATTGCCTACTATGATACTAGTGACTCCACTATCCACTTCATGCCAGATGCCCCAGACCACGAGAGCCTCAAGCTTCTCCAGAGAG TTCTGGATGAGATCAATCCCCAGTCTGTTGTTACGAGTGCCAAACAGGATGAGAATATGACTCGATTTCTGGGAAAGCTTG CCTCCCAGGAGCACAGAGAGCCTAAAAGACCTGAAATCATATTTTTGCCAagtgtggattttg GTCTGGAGATAAGCAAACAACGTCTCCTTTCTGGAAACTACTCCTTCATCCCAGACTCCATGACTGCCACTGAGaaaatcctcttcctctcctccattATTCCCTTTGACTGCCTCCTCACA CCCCTAGGAGATTTAAGATTTACCCCAGTTCCACTGCTGAtcccctcccaggttcgagcactTGGAGGGCTGCTGAAGTTCCTGGGTCGAAGAAGAATCGGGGTTGAACTGGAAGACTATAATGTCAGCGTCCCTATCCTGGGCTTTAAGAAATTTATGTT GACTCATCTGGTGAACATAGATCAAGACACTTACAG TGTTCTACAGATTTTTAAGAGTGAGTCTCACCCCTCAGTGTACAAAGTGGCCAGTGGACTGAAGGAGGGGCTCAGCCTCTTTG GAATCCTCAACAGATGCCGCTGTAAGTGGGGCGAGAAGCTGCTCAG GCTATGGTTCACACGTCCGACTCATGACCTGGGGGAACTCAATTCTCGTCTGGATGTCATTCAGTTTTTTCTGCTGCCCCAGAATCTGGACATGGCTCAGATGCTGCATCGGCTCCTGGGTCACATCAAGAACGTGCCT CTGATTCTGAAACGCATGAAGTTGTCCCACACCAAGGTCAGCGACTGGCAAGTTCTCTACAAG ACTGTGTACAGTGCCCTGGGCCTGAGGGATGCCTGCCGCTCCCTGCCACAGTCCATCCAGCTCTTTCGGGACATTGCCCAAGAGTTCTCTGATGACCTGCACCATATCGCCAGCCTCATTGGGAAAGTA GTGGACTTTGAGGGCAGCCTTGCTGAAAATCGCTTCACAGTCCTCCCCAACATAGATCCTGAAATTGATGAGA AAAAGAGAAGACTGATGGGACTTCCCAATTTCCTTACTGAGGTTGCCCGCAAGGAGCTGGAGAATCTGGACTCCCGTATTCCTTCATGCAGTGTCATCTACATCCCTCTG ATCGGCTTCCTTCTTTCTATTCCCCGCCTGCCTTCCATGGTAGAGGCCAGTGACTTTGAGATTAATGGACTGGACTTCATG TTTCTCTCAGAGGAGAAGCTACACTATCGTAGTGCCCGAACCAAGGAGCTGGATGCATTGCTGGGGGACCTGCACTGCGAGATCCGGG ACCAGGAGACGCTGCTGATGTACCAGCTGCAGTGCCAGGTGCTGGCACGAGCAGCTGTCTTAACCCGAGTATTGGACCTTGCCTCCCGCCTGGACGTCCTGCTGGCTCTTGCCAGTGCTGCCCAGGACTATGGCTACTCAAGGCCGCGTTACTCCCCACAAGTCCTTGGGGTACGAATCCAGAATGGCAG ACATCCTCTGATGGAACTCTGTGCCCGAACCTTTGTGCCCAACTCCACAGAATGTGGTGGGGACAAAGGGAGGGTCAAAGTCATCACTGGACCCAACTCATCAGGGAAGAGCATATACCTCAAACAG GTAGGCTTGATCACATTCATGGCCCTGGTAGGCAGCTTTGTGCCAGCAGAGGAGGCCGAAATTGGGGCAGTAGACGCCATCTTCACACGAATTcatagctgtgaatccatctccCTTGGCCTCTCCACCTTCATGATCGACCTCAACCAG CAGGTGGCGAAAGCAGTGAACAATGCCACTGCACAGTCGCTGGTCCTCATTGATGAATTTGGAAAGGGAACCAATACG GTGGATGGGCTCGCGCTTCTGGCTGCTGTGCTCCGACACTGGCTGGCACGTGGACCCACATGCCCCCACATCTTTGTGGCCACCAACTTTCTGAGCCTTGTTCAGCTACAGCTGCTGCCACGAGGGCCCCTGGTGCAGTATTTG aCCATGGAGACCTGTGAGGATGGCAACGACCTTGTCTTCTTCTATCAG GTCTCAGACTTGATCCGCAGTGGAAAACCCATCAAGCCTGTCAAGGATTTGctaaagaagaaccaaatggaaaa ttGCCAGACATTAGTGGATAAGTTTATGAAACTGGATTTGGAGGATCCTAACCTGGACTTGAACGTTTTCATGAGCCAGGAAGTGCTGCCTGCTGCCACCAGCATCCTCTGA
- the MSH5 gene encoding mutS protein homolog 5 isoform X3: MASLGANPRRTPQGPGPEAASSGFPSPAPVPSPREAEEEEEELAEIHLCVLWNSGYLGIAYYDTSDSTIHFMPDAPDHESLKLLQRVLDEINPQSVVTSAKQDENMTRFLGKLASQEHREPKRPEIIFLPSVDFGLEISKQRLLSGNYSFIPDSMTATEKILFLSSIIPFDCLLTVRALGGLLKFLGRRRIGVELEDYNVSVPILGFKKFMLTHLVNIDQDTYSVLQIFKSESHPSVYKVASGLKEGLSLFGRNPQQMPLLWFTRPTHDLGELNSRLDVIQFFLLPQNLDMAQMLHRLLGHIKNVPLILKRMKLSHTKVSDWQVLYKTVYSALGLRDACRSLPQSIQLFRDIAQEFSDDLHHIASLIGKVVDFEGSLAENRFTVLPNIDPEIDEKKRRLMGLPNFLTEVARKELENLDSRIPSCSVIYIPLIGFLLSIPRLPSMVEASDFEINGLDFMFLSEEKLHYRSARTKELDALLGDLHCEIRDQETLLMYQLQCQVLARAAVLTRVLDLASRLDVLLALASAAQDYGYSRPRYSPQVLGVRIQNGRHPLMELCARTFVPNSTECGGDKGRVKVITGPNSSGKSIYLKQVGLITFMALVGSFVPAEEAEIGAVDAIFTRIHSCESISLGLSTFMIDLNQVAKAVNNATAQSLVLIDEFGKGTNTVDGLALLAAVLRHWLARGPTCPHIFVATNFLSLVQLQLLPRGPLVQYLTMETCEDGNDLVFFYQVCEGVAKASHASHTAAQAGLPDKLVARGKEVSDLIRSGKPIKPVKDLLKKNQMENCQTLVDKFMKLDLEDPNLDLNVFMSQEVLPAATSIL, encoded by the exons ATGGCCTCCTTAGGAGCGAACCCAAGGAGGACACCGCAGGGACCGGGACCTGAGGCGGCCTCCTCCGGCTTCCCCAGCCCGGCCCCAGTGCCGAGCCCCAGGGAGGccgaagaggaggaggaggagctggccGAG ATCCATCTGTGTGTGCTGTGGAATTCAGGATACTTGGGCATTGCCTACTATGATACTAGTGACTCCACTATCCACTTCATGCCAGATGCCCCAGACCACGAGAGCCTCAAGCTTCTCCAGAGAG TTCTGGATGAGATCAATCCCCAGTCTGTTGTTACGAGTGCCAAACAGGATGAGAATATGACTCGATTTCTGGGAAAGCTTG CCTCCCAGGAGCACAGAGAGCCTAAAAGACCTGAAATCATATTTTTGCCAagtgtggattttg GTCTGGAGATAAGCAAACAACGTCTCCTTTCTGGAAACTACTCCTTCATCCCAGACTCCATGACTGCCACTGAGaaaatcctcttcctctcctccattATTCCCTTTGACTGCCTCCTCACA gttcgagcactTGGAGGGCTGCTGAAGTTCCTGGGTCGAAGAAGAATCGGGGTTGAACTGGAAGACTATAATGTCAGCGTCCCTATCCTGGGCTTTAAGAAATTTATGTT GACTCATCTGGTGAACATAGATCAAGACACTTACAG TGTTCTACAGATTTTTAAGAGTGAGTCTCACCCCTCAGTGTACAAAGTGGCCAGTGGACTGAAGGAGGGGCTCAGCCTCTTTGGTAG GAATCCTCAACAGATGCCGCT GCTATGGTTCACACGTCCGACTCATGACCTGGGGGAACTCAATTCTCGTCTGGATGTCATTCAGTTTTTTCTGCTGCCCCAGAATCTGGACATGGCTCAGATGCTGCATCGGCTCCTGGGTCACATCAAGAACGTGCCT CTGATTCTGAAACGCATGAAGTTGTCCCACACCAAGGTCAGCGACTGGCAAGTTCTCTACAAG ACTGTGTACAGTGCCCTGGGCCTGAGGGATGCCTGCCGCTCCCTGCCACAGTCCATCCAGCTCTTTCGGGACATTGCCCAAGAGTTCTCTGATGACCTGCACCATATCGCCAGCCTCATTGGGAAAGTA GTGGACTTTGAGGGCAGCCTTGCTGAAAATCGCTTCACAGTCCTCCCCAACATAGATCCTGAAATTGATGAGA AAAAGAGAAGACTGATGGGACTTCCCAATTTCCTTACTGAGGTTGCCCGCAAGGAGCTGGAGAATCTGGACTCCCGTATTCCTTCATGCAGTGTCATCTACATCCCTCTG ATCGGCTTCCTTCTTTCTATTCCCCGCCTGCCTTCCATGGTAGAGGCCAGTGACTTTGAGATTAATGGACTGGACTTCATG TTTCTCTCAGAGGAGAAGCTACACTATCGTAGTGCCCGAACCAAGGAGCTGGATGCATTGCTGGGGGACCTGCACTGCGAGATCCGGG ACCAGGAGACGCTGCTGATGTACCAGCTGCAGTGCCAGGTGCTGGCACGAGCAGCTGTCTTAACCCGAGTATTGGACCTTGCCTCCCGCCTGGACGTCCTGCTGGCTCTTGCCAGTGCTGCCCAGGACTATGGCTACTCAAGGCCGCGTTACTCCCCACAAGTCCTTGGGGTACGAATCCAGAATGGCAG ACATCCTCTGATGGAACTCTGTGCCCGAACCTTTGTGCCCAACTCCACAGAATGTGGTGGGGACAAAGGGAGGGTCAAAGTCATCACTGGACCCAACTCATCAGGGAAGAGCATATACCTCAAACAG GTAGGCTTGATCACATTCATGGCCCTGGTAGGCAGCTTTGTGCCAGCAGAGGAGGCCGAAATTGGGGCAGTAGACGCCATCTTCACACGAATTcatagctgtgaatccatctccCTTGGCCTCTCCACCTTCATGATCGACCTCAACCAG GTGGCGAAAGCAGTGAACAATGCCACTGCACAGTCGCTGGTCCTCATTGATGAATTTGGAAAGGGAACCAATACG GTGGATGGGCTCGCGCTTCTGGCTGCTGTGCTCCGACACTGGCTGGCACGTGGACCCACATGCCCCCACATCTTTGTGGCCACCAACTTTCTGAGCCTTGTTCAGCTACAGCTGCTGCCACGAGGGCCCCTGGTGCAGTATTTG aCCATGGAGACCTGTGAGGATGGCAACGACCTTGTCTTCTTCTATCAGGTTTGCGAAGGTGTTGCGAAGGCCAGCCATGCCTCCCAcacagctgcccaggctgggcttcctGACAAGCTTGTGGCTCGTGGCAAGGAG GTCTCAGACTTGATCCGCAGTGGAAAACCCATCAAGCCTGTCAAGGATTTGctaaagaagaaccaaatggaaaa ttGCCAGACATTAGTGGATAAGTTTATGAAACTGGATTTGGAGGATCCTAACCTGGACTTGAACGTTTTCATGAGCCAGGAAGTGCTGCCTGCTGCCACCAGCATCCTCTGA
- the MSH5 gene encoding mutS protein homolog 5 isoform X2, with translation MASLGANPRRTPQGPGPEAASSGFPSPAPVPSPREAEEEEEELAEIHLCVLWNSGYLGIAYYDTSDSTIHFMPDAPDHESLKLLQRVLDEINPQSVVTSAKQDENMTRFLGKLASQEHREPKRPEIIFLPSVDFGLEISKQRLLSGNYSFIPDSMTATEKILFLSSIIPFDCLLTVRALGGLLKFLGRRRIGVELEDYNVSVPILGFKKFMLTHLVNIDQDTYSVLQIFKSESHPSVYKVASGLKEGLSLFGILNRCRCKWGEKLLRLWFTRPTHDLGELNSRLDVIQFFLLPQNLDMAQMLHRLLGHIKNVPLILKRMKLSHTKVSDWQVLYKTVYSALGLRDACRSLPQSIQLFRDIAQEFSDDLHHIASLIGKVVDFEGSLAENRFTVLPNIDPEIDEKKRRLMGLPNFLTEVARKELENLDSRIPSCSVIYIPLIGFLLSIPRLPSMVEASDFEINGLDFMFLSEEKLHYRSARTKELDALLGDLHCEIRDQETLLMYQLQCQVLARAAVLTRVLDLASRLDVLLALASAAQDYGYSRPRYSPQVLGVRIQNGRHPLMELCARTFVPNSTECGGDKGRVKVITGPNSSGKSIYLKQVGLITFMALVGSFVPAEEAEIGAVDAIFTRIHSCESISLGLSTFMIDLNQVAKAVNNATAQSLVLIDEFGKGTNTVDGLALLAAVLRHWLARGPTCPHIFVATNFLSLVQLQLLPRGPLVQYLTMETCEDGNDLVFFYQVCEGVAKASHASHTAAQAGLPDKLVARGKEVSDLIRSGKPIKPVKDLLKKNQMENCQTLVDKFMKLDLEDPNLDLNVFMSQEVLPAATSIL, from the exons ATGGCCTCCTTAGGAGCGAACCCAAGGAGGACACCGCAGGGACCGGGACCTGAGGCGGCCTCCTCCGGCTTCCCCAGCCCGGCCCCAGTGCCGAGCCCCAGGGAGGccgaagaggaggaggaggagctggccGAG ATCCATCTGTGTGTGCTGTGGAATTCAGGATACTTGGGCATTGCCTACTATGATACTAGTGACTCCACTATCCACTTCATGCCAGATGCCCCAGACCACGAGAGCCTCAAGCTTCTCCAGAGAG TTCTGGATGAGATCAATCCCCAGTCTGTTGTTACGAGTGCCAAACAGGATGAGAATATGACTCGATTTCTGGGAAAGCTTG CCTCCCAGGAGCACAGAGAGCCTAAAAGACCTGAAATCATATTTTTGCCAagtgtggattttg GTCTGGAGATAAGCAAACAACGTCTCCTTTCTGGAAACTACTCCTTCATCCCAGACTCCATGACTGCCACTGAGaaaatcctcttcctctcctccattATTCCCTTTGACTGCCTCCTCACA gttcgagcactTGGAGGGCTGCTGAAGTTCCTGGGTCGAAGAAGAATCGGGGTTGAACTGGAAGACTATAATGTCAGCGTCCCTATCCTGGGCTTTAAGAAATTTATGTT GACTCATCTGGTGAACATAGATCAAGACACTTACAG TGTTCTACAGATTTTTAAGAGTGAGTCTCACCCCTCAGTGTACAAAGTGGCCAGTGGACTGAAGGAGGGGCTCAGCCTCTTTG GAATCCTCAACAGATGCCGCTGTAAGTGGGGCGAGAAGCTGCTCAG GCTATGGTTCACACGTCCGACTCATGACCTGGGGGAACTCAATTCTCGTCTGGATGTCATTCAGTTTTTTCTGCTGCCCCAGAATCTGGACATGGCTCAGATGCTGCATCGGCTCCTGGGTCACATCAAGAACGTGCCT CTGATTCTGAAACGCATGAAGTTGTCCCACACCAAGGTCAGCGACTGGCAAGTTCTCTACAAG ACTGTGTACAGTGCCCTGGGCCTGAGGGATGCCTGCCGCTCCCTGCCACAGTCCATCCAGCTCTTTCGGGACATTGCCCAAGAGTTCTCTGATGACCTGCACCATATCGCCAGCCTCATTGGGAAAGTA GTGGACTTTGAGGGCAGCCTTGCTGAAAATCGCTTCACAGTCCTCCCCAACATAGATCCTGAAATTGATGAGA AAAAGAGAAGACTGATGGGACTTCCCAATTTCCTTACTGAGGTTGCCCGCAAGGAGCTGGAGAATCTGGACTCCCGTATTCCTTCATGCAGTGTCATCTACATCCCTCTG ATCGGCTTCCTTCTTTCTATTCCCCGCCTGCCTTCCATGGTAGAGGCCAGTGACTTTGAGATTAATGGACTGGACTTCATG TTTCTCTCAGAGGAGAAGCTACACTATCGTAGTGCCCGAACCAAGGAGCTGGATGCATTGCTGGGGGACCTGCACTGCGAGATCCGGG ACCAGGAGACGCTGCTGATGTACCAGCTGCAGTGCCAGGTGCTGGCACGAGCAGCTGTCTTAACCCGAGTATTGGACCTTGCCTCCCGCCTGGACGTCCTGCTGGCTCTTGCCAGTGCTGCCCAGGACTATGGCTACTCAAGGCCGCGTTACTCCCCACAAGTCCTTGGGGTACGAATCCAGAATGGCAG ACATCCTCTGATGGAACTCTGTGCCCGAACCTTTGTGCCCAACTCCACAGAATGTGGTGGGGACAAAGGGAGGGTCAAAGTCATCACTGGACCCAACTCATCAGGGAAGAGCATATACCTCAAACAG GTAGGCTTGATCACATTCATGGCCCTGGTAGGCAGCTTTGTGCCAGCAGAGGAGGCCGAAATTGGGGCAGTAGACGCCATCTTCACACGAATTcatagctgtgaatccatctccCTTGGCCTCTCCACCTTCATGATCGACCTCAACCAG GTGGCGAAAGCAGTGAACAATGCCACTGCACAGTCGCTGGTCCTCATTGATGAATTTGGAAAGGGAACCAATACG GTGGATGGGCTCGCGCTTCTGGCTGCTGTGCTCCGACACTGGCTGGCACGTGGACCCACATGCCCCCACATCTTTGTGGCCACCAACTTTCTGAGCCTTGTTCAGCTACAGCTGCTGCCACGAGGGCCCCTGGTGCAGTATTTG aCCATGGAGACCTGTGAGGATGGCAACGACCTTGTCTTCTTCTATCAGGTTTGCGAAGGTGTTGCGAAGGCCAGCCATGCCTCCCAcacagctgcccaggctgggcttcctGACAAGCTTGTGGCTCGTGGCAAGGAG GTCTCAGACTTGATCCGCAGTGGAAAACCCATCAAGCCTGTCAAGGATTTGctaaagaagaaccaaatggaaaa ttGCCAGACATTAGTGGATAAGTTTATGAAACTGGATTTGGAGGATCCTAACCTGGACTTGAACGTTTTCATGAGCCAGGAAGTGCTGCCTGCTGCCACCAGCATCCTCTGA